A region from the Aegilops tauschii subsp. strangulata cultivar AL8/78 chromosome 5, Aet v6.0, whole genome shotgun sequence genome encodes:
- the LOC141022322 gene encoding serine/threonine-protein phosphatase 7 long form homolog — protein sequence MVKTYARVYMWNVISRTMFADGTGKNAPWMWLKALTVFDSKWSWGSATLAYLYRQLDEACCRHTGGIGGCLLALSIWSWERLPVGRPKTVKYEDWDDKDDPLRLPTWAYKWDVLNETTDDPSVMYKLYKSELDAITPEQVEWEPYGKGESFGNPIEFRLNPMCTRDRDLWHMRCPLICNWAVELHLPHRVFRQFGLFQPHPPEWEDTDKLLHGLDRKKQRKIKD from the exons ATGGTGAAGACAtatgctcgtgtctacatgtggAACGTGATATCCAGGACAATGTTTGCTGATGGCACAGgcaagaatgctccatggatgtggctgaaggcattgaccgtcttcgatagcaaatggagttggggttcggcgacactggcttacttgtatcgacag ttggacgaagcctgttgtaggcacactggaggtattggtggttgtctgctcgcactttccatatggagctgggagcgtttgccggttggacgaccgaagaccgtgaagtacgaggattgggacgataaagacgacccactacggctccccacttgggcttacaagtgggatgtgttaAATGAGACGACGGATGATCCCTCGGTAATGTACAAGTTGTACAAGAGCGAGCTGGACGCGATCACGCCTGAGCAG GTGGAATGGGAGCCGTATGGAAAAGGAGAGAGTTTTGGTAACCCTATAGAGTTCAGGCTGAATCCGATGTGCACTAGGGATAGGGATCTCTGGCATATGcggtgcccactgatatgcaactgggcggttgagcttcacctgccacatcgggtgttccgccagtttggtttgttccagccacacccgccagaGTGGGAGGACACGGACAAGTTGCTACACGG GTTGGATAGGAAAAAGCAGCGGAAGATCAAGGATTGA